The following coding sequences are from one Leptolyngbya sp. NIES-3755 window:
- a CDS encoding alpha/beta hydrolase fold-containing protein (similar to AA sequence:cyanobase_aa:LBDG_35380): MQVASSIESVPGQYWNWRNESVYYVRMGERKNRPPLLLIHGFGASTDHWRKNVIGLSSEFEVWAIDLLGFGRSAKPDWKYSGDLWRDQIHDFITEVIGAPAVIAGNSLGGYVALCVASQRPESAAGLILINSAGPFTDIQGTTKPDPIRQVMGNFVMTLFHQDWASWLLFQYVRQKSVIRNTLQKVYLDQTAITDRLIEEIQRPAFDPGAEKVFASVFRTPQGEKVDVLLNQLPRPLLMLWGEGDPWINARERGAKFRSYHPQLTEYYLNAGHCPHDEIPDRVNQLIQDWVLEQVMN, from the coding sequence ATGCAGGTCGCTTCTTCGATCGAGTCGGTTCCCGGACAGTATTGGAACTGGCGAAACGAGTCAGTTTACTATGTGCGAATGGGTGAGCGAAAAAATCGTCCCCCGTTATTGTTAATTCACGGTTTCGGAGCTTCGACGGATCACTGGCGCAAGAATGTGATCGGTCTGAGTTCAGAGTTCGAGGTTTGGGCGATCGATTTACTGGGATTTGGTCGATCGGCAAAACCAGATTGGAAATATAGCGGCGATCTTTGGCGGGATCAGATTCACGATTTTATTACCGAAGTAATCGGTGCGCCTGCGGTGATTGCTGGAAATTCTCTGGGGGGCTATGTGGCGCTCTGTGTAGCTTCTCAGCGTCCCGAATCCGCAGCAGGTTTGATTTTGATTAATAGTGCAGGTCCGTTTACGGATATTCAAGGGACGACCAAACCTGATCCGATTCGTCAAGTGATGGGCAATTTTGTCATGACCTTGTTCCATCAAGATTGGGCAAGCTGGCTCTTATTTCAATATGTGCGGCAAAAATCGGTGATTCGGAACACGCTGCAAAAGGTGTATCTCGATCAGACAGCAATTACTGATCGATTAATCGAGGAGATTCAACGTCCAGCCTTTGATCCAGGAGCCGAGAAGGTTTTTGCTTCTGTGTTTCGCACTCCTCAAGGGGAGAAGGTTGATGTGTTATTGAATCAACTCCCGCGACCGCTGTTGATGCTTTGGGGTGAGGGTGATCCGTGGATTAATGCGCGGGAGCGGGGTGCAAAGTTCCGCAGCTATCACCCGCAATTGACGGAATACTATCTGAATGCGGGGCATTGTCCCCATGATGAAATTCCCGATCGAGTGAATCAATTGATTCAAGATTGGGTGTTGGAACAGGTGATGAATTGA
- a CDS encoding glycolate oxidase subunit GlcD (similar to AA sequence:cyanobase_aa:LBDG_35410) yields MTAIITQSNWQAIARAFEAVVGKSGVVRKREELLVYECDGLTSYRERPEIVVLPRTTEEVAEVVKICDRYQVPFVARGSGTGLSGGALPIQNCVLIVTSLMRKILKVDLENQRVVVQPGVINSWVTQTVSGAGFYYAPDPSSQIICSIGGNVAENSGGVHCLKYGVTTNHVLGVKIVTPDGSIVELGGEIPEMPGYDLTGIFVGSEGTLGIATEVTLKILKTPESIRVLLADFTSVEAAGATVSDIISAGIIPGGMEMMDNMSINAVEDVVATGCYPRDATAILLVEVDGLEVEAELNTQRVVEICKQNGARNVTVATDADERLTLWKGRKAAFAAMGRMSPDYYVQDGVIPRTKLEYVLSEIEALGEKHGYKVANVFHAGDGNLHPLILYDNAVPGALEQVEELGGEILKLCVKVGGSISGEHGIGADKRCYMPEMFSPADLETMQWVRQAFDPKGIANPTKLFPTPRTCGEAAKAYGQKTFENVDRF; encoded by the coding sequence ATGACAGCGATAATAACTCAATCGAATTGGCAAGCGATCGCACGAGCGTTTGAGGCAGTCGTGGGCAAATCTGGGGTCGTCAGAAAACGCGAAGAATTGCTGGTGTACGAATGTGATGGCTTGACGAGCTATCGTGAACGTCCTGAGATTGTGGTGCTTCCTCGCACGACTGAAGAAGTGGCAGAAGTGGTAAAAATCTGCGATCGATATCAAGTTCCTTTTGTCGCTCGTGGTTCGGGAACTGGATTATCTGGAGGTGCGTTGCCGATTCAAAATTGCGTTTTGATCGTCACGTCGCTGATGCGGAAGATTCTCAAGGTCGATTTAGAAAATCAGCGCGTCGTCGTTCAGCCTGGTGTGATTAATAGCTGGGTGACTCAAACGGTAAGCGGTGCAGGATTTTATTACGCACCTGATCCATCGAGTCAGATTATTTGTTCGATCGGTGGCAATGTCGCTGAAAATTCCGGTGGAGTCCATTGCTTAAAATATGGCGTGACTACGAATCATGTTTTGGGCGTGAAGATTGTTACCCCGGATGGCTCGATCGTAGAGTTAGGCGGCGAAATTCCTGAGATGCCCGGATACGATTTGACCGGAATCTTTGTCGGTTCTGAAGGCACACTCGGAATTGCGACTGAAGTGACTCTGAAGATCCTCAAAACTCCCGAATCGATTCGCGTTCTCTTAGCCGATTTCACCAGTGTGGAAGCCGCAGGTGCAACCGTATCCGACATTATCAGTGCGGGCATTATTCCGGGCGGCATGGAAATGATGGACAACATGAGCATCAATGCTGTGGAAGATGTCGTCGCGACTGGATGCTATCCACGAGATGCAACTGCGATTTTGCTGGTCGAAGTGGATGGTTTGGAAGTTGAGGCAGAACTGAATACGCAACGAGTTGTCGAAATCTGTAAGCAGAATGGAGCGCGAAACGTTACGGTTGCGACGGATGCAGATGAACGGCTCACCCTCTGGAAAGGTCGGAAAGCAGCATTCGCAGCGATGGGTCGGATGAGTCCTGATTACTATGTGCAGGATGGTGTGATTCCGCGTACCAAGCTTGAATATGTTTTGAGTGAGATTGAAGCATTAGGCGAAAAGCATGGTTACAAAGTCGCGAATGTCTTTCATGCAGGAGACGGAAATTTACATCCGCTGATTCTGTACGATAATGCGGTTCCAGGTGCATTAGAGCAAGTTGAAGAACTCGGTGGTGAAATTCTTAAGCTCTGTGTGAAAGTCGGTGGCAGTATTTCTGGAGAACACGGAATCGGTGCAGATAAACGCTGTTACATGCCAGAAATGTTCTCGCCTGCGGACTTGGAGACGATGCAATGGGTGAGACAAGCCTTTGATCCGAAAGGAATTGCAAATCCGACGAAGCTCTTTCCGACTCCTCGGACTTGTGGAGAAGCAGCGAAAGCGTATGGACAAAAGACGTTTGAAAATGTCGATCGCTTTTAA
- a CDS encoding RimK-like ATP-grasp domain protein (similar to AA sequence:cyanobase_aa:LBDG_35420), whose product MTVLILGQAADSHAAHIFRTLERLGIRCNFWDVATFPTQSQISWSPLTQEGTLRLADGRSLSLSQIKSVYWRSFSGVKVPKLPHESVQKVAYQDAIAVIRSLLQIPSIHWVNPSQAYQLQRERPLQLSKVHQLGVRVPDTLVTNDAIAVQEFVQRHAKTTFKPIYGGARTQLMAAEHLNPDRLRLSLKIAPVTLQEYVAGANLRSYIIGNVVYAAEICSASLDFHQDDEAKLIPIVLPEVMCRRAIAIAHTLHAEWMSIDWRLTPSGDFLFLEANPNPSFIAFEQQTGFPITQALIELLIGD is encoded by the coding sequence ATGACCGTTCTCATTTTGGGACAGGCAGCAGATTCTCACGCGGCTCACATTTTTCGTACTCTAGAGCGCTTGGGAATTCGCTGTAACTTCTGGGATGTGGCAACGTTTCCAACTCAGAGCCAAATTAGCTGGTCGCCGTTGACGCAGGAAGGAACTTTACGACTGGCAGATGGTCGATCGCTGTCCTTATCTCAAATCAAAAGCGTTTATTGGCGCAGTTTCTCCGGGGTCAAGGTTCCGAAGTTGCCGCATGAAAGTGTGCAGAAAGTAGCGTATCAAGATGCGATCGCAGTGATTCGTTCTCTCCTGCAAATTCCTTCAATCCATTGGGTGAATCCATCTCAGGCATACCAACTTCAACGCGAAAGACCACTTCAACTAAGCAAAGTTCATCAATTAGGCGTAAGGGTTCCAGATACGCTTGTGACGAATGATGCGATCGCAGTTCAAGAATTCGTTCAGCGTCACGCGAAAACGACCTTCAAACCGATTTACGGAGGGGCGAGAACTCAATTGATGGCGGCTGAACATTTGAATCCTGATCGATTACGGTTGAGCCTAAAAATTGCACCTGTGACTCTGCAAGAATATGTGGCGGGTGCAAATCTGCGATCGTACATTATCGGCAATGTGGTTTATGCGGCTGAAATCTGTAGTGCATCGTTGGATTTTCACCAAGATGACGAAGCGAAATTGATTCCGATCGTCTTGCCAGAAGTAATGTGTCGTCGGGCAATTGCGATCGCGCATACGTTACATGCGGAATGGATGTCGATCGATTGGCGATTGACTCCGAGCGGAGATTTTCTATTTCTCGAAGCCAATCCCAATCCGTCGTTTATTGCATTCGAGCAACAGACTGGTTTTCCTATTACTCAGGCTTTGATTGAACTATTAATCGGTGACTAA
- a CDS encoding putative putative amidohydrolase (similar to AA sequence:cyanobase_aa:LBDG_46330), translated as MSTLLIKNIHTLVTMDATRREIRSGALFIRNNVIEQVGTTAELPDTADEVLDLCDRHVVLPGLVNTHHHFFQTLTRVIPAAQNGSLFNWLQTLYPIWSKLTSKAIYISAQVAAVELIRSGCTTASDHLYIYPNGSTLDDEIQAVQEVGLRFHASRGSMSVGESQGGLPPDSVVEKEADILKDSQRLIEQYHNNDRHSMLRITLAPCSPFSVTQDLMRESAALARSYSGIRLHTHLAENKSDVEYSLSTFGMTPGDYAESVGWVGDDVWHAHCVQLDDRAIQLFGRTGTGIAHCPCSNMRLASGMAPIPKMLQHRVPVGLGVDGSASNDTSNMINEARTAFLMARVRELDAAAMTAREALEIATLGGAKVLGRDDIGYLAPGMSADLIAINLDRLEFAGALHDPVAAMIFCQVNTVDYSFINGRKIVDQGKITTIDVEKLIETHNQIAQQLVTD; from the coding sequence ATGTCTACTTTGCTCATCAAAAACATTCACACTTTAGTCACGATGGATGCCACGCGCCGAGAAATTCGCAGCGGTGCTTTATTCATTCGGAACAATGTAATCGAGCAAGTGGGAACGACCGCAGAACTACCTGACACCGCAGATGAAGTCTTGGATTTATGCGATCGACACGTTGTTCTGCCTGGTTTGGTCAATACGCATCATCATTTCTTTCAGACCTTAACTCGCGTGATTCCTGCCGCTCAAAATGGTTCACTCTTCAACTGGTTGCAAACGCTCTACCCAATTTGGTCAAAGCTTACTTCTAAAGCAATTTATATTAGTGCTCAAGTTGCAGCCGTTGAACTGATTCGATCGGGTTGTACCACTGCAAGTGATCATCTGTATATCTATCCGAACGGTAGTACTTTAGATGATGAAATCCAAGCCGTTCAAGAGGTTGGACTCCGGTTTCATGCCAGTCGTGGCAGTATGAGTGTCGGAGAAAGTCAGGGAGGACTCCCACCCGATTCGGTTGTGGAAAAAGAAGCCGATATTTTGAAAGATAGTCAGCGATTGATCGAGCAATATCACAACAACGATCGACATTCGATGCTGAGAATTACCTTGGCTCCTTGTTCGCCTTTTTCGGTTACTCAGGATTTGATGCGAGAATCAGCAGCATTAGCTCGATCGTATTCTGGGATTCGACTGCATACTCACTTAGCAGAGAACAAATCCGATGTTGAGTACAGTTTATCGACGTTTGGTATGACACCCGGAGACTATGCAGAATCCGTGGGTTGGGTCGGTGACGATGTTTGGCATGCCCATTGCGTCCAGTTAGACGATCGAGCCATTCAACTGTTCGGTAGAACTGGAACGGGGATTGCACATTGTCCCTGTAGCAATATGCGTTTAGCAAGCGGAATGGCTCCGATTCCGAAAATGTTGCAGCACCGAGTTCCAGTCGGTTTAGGCGTAGATGGTTCAGCCTCGAATGATACATCGAACATGATCAACGAAGCTCGAACTGCATTTTTAATGGCAAGAGTTCGAGAATTGGATGCGGCTGCAATGACCGCACGAGAAGCTTTGGAGATTGCAACATTAGGTGGAGCGAAAGTATTGGGACGTGATGATATTGGATATCTTGCTCCGGGAATGTCTGCGGATTTGATTGCGATTAATCTCGATCGATTAGAGTTCGCGGGAGCACTTCACGATCCGGTTGCAGCAATGATTTTCTGCCAGGTGAATACAGTCGATTACAGTTTCATCAATGGTCGGAAGATTGTAGATCAAGGGAAAATTACGACGATCGATGTTGAAAAATTGATCGAAACACACAATCAGATTGCACAACAGTTAGTCACCGATTAA
- a CDS encoding HPP family protein (similar to AA sequence:cyanobase_aa:SYNPCC7002_A0284): protein MRNEFLPRRSWNRRSINQPQFSYRQTLLSWLGSFLSIATLAYLSVHTNYPLIAAPFGATAVILYAIPDSPLAQPRNVILGNCIGAIVCITFVQCFGTDPWVIALSVATAIKLMQLTRTLHPPGGAVALVGVMTGADWSFLFTPVLAGSLIMVGCTIAFHRLAVRRTH from the coding sequence ATGAGAAATGAATTCTTGCCTCGGCGCTCTTGGAATCGTCGATCGATTAATCAACCACAATTTTCTTACCGTCAAACACTCTTAAGCTGGCTTGGTAGTTTTCTCAGTATTGCTACCCTTGCTTATCTTTCAGTGCACACCAACTATCCCTTGATTGCGGCTCCATTTGGTGCAACTGCCGTCATACTCTATGCAATTCCTGACAGTCCCCTCGCTCAGCCTCGGAACGTCATTCTCGGAAACTGCATTGGCGCGATCGTGTGCATTACCTTTGTACAGTGTTTTGGTACGGACCCCTGGGTAATTGCGCTCTCGGTTGCAACGGCGATCAAACTCATGCAATTGACGCGAACTCTACATCCTCCGGGGGGTGCGGTCGCGCTAGTGGGTGTGATGACGGGCGCAGACTGGTCGTTTCTCTTCACTCCAGTCTTGGCGGGGTCGTTAATTATGGTGGGATGTACGATCGCATTTCATCGTCTTGCCGTCAGACGAACTCATTAG
- a CDS encoding hypothetical protein (similar to AA sequence:cyanobase_aa:LBDG_10640) codes for MKFRLKTIAVLLTSAALLGGGTVLTGCGGQQAEAEKQESQNAQEADNDDDNRSGAQAETNNQDNDDDNRQNNNAQDNNDDDNRQNNNDRDNDNDQDNENENRRGNNDRDND; via the coding sequence ATGAAATTTAGATTAAAAACGATCGCGGTTTTACTTACCAGTGCAGCACTCTTAGGGGGTGGAACTGTTCTGACAGGTTGTGGAGGTCAACAAGCCGAAGCTGAAAAGCAAGAGTCGCAAAACGCTCAAGAAGCAGACAATGACGATGACAACCGTTCTGGCGCACAAGCTGAAACGAACAATCAAGATAACGACGACGATAATCGCCAGAACAATAACGCCCAAGACAACAACGACGACGATAATCGCCAGAACAATAACGATCGAGACAATGACAATGATCAGGACAATGAGAACGAGAATCGTCGCGGCAACAACGATCGCGATAACGATTAG
- a CDS encoding mce related protein (similar to AA sequence:cyanobase_aa:LBDG_07960): protein MRLQRRFALQSRTVREGSVGLMILVGVGLFGALVLWIKGLNPANQSFTVFADFAAINGVQAGSPVRYRGVTVGRIANIVPGPNGVEVKLEISRADLVIPRDSELSVNQTGLLGETVLDITPRKEIAESAVVGRPLDKDCNRELILCENSRIKGVLGISTDELIRATIRFADTYSSPQFTGNINSLTKNSSEAAAEIAQLSREVSGLVRSARTEVRTFSATARSIGSTAEQATLTIAQVNELITANRSTLVSTLDNLSATSSDIRTSVARLSPILNQVEGSNLIRNLETLSANAAQTSANLRDVSVTLNNPNTVTMLQQTLDSARATFENTQKITSDLDELTGDPQLRDNLRRLINGLSGLVSSTQQLEQQAQMAQILATPIPQSSQPVATPTPENRAQP from the coding sequence ATGCGACTCCAGAGGAGGTTTGCTTTGCAATCGCGAACAGTGCGAGAAGGTTCAGTCGGATTGATGATTCTGGTCGGGGTTGGGCTGTTTGGAGCCTTGGTTCTGTGGATCAAAGGACTGAATCCAGCCAATCAGAGTTTTACGGTGTTTGCTGATTTTGCGGCAATCAATGGAGTCCAAGCAGGTTCTCCGGTTCGCTATCGAGGCGTGACTGTGGGCAGAATTGCCAATATTGTGCCGGGTCCGAATGGCGTTGAAGTGAAGCTGGAGATTTCGAGAGCGGATCTGGTGATTCCTAGAGATTCAGAGTTAAGCGTGAATCAAACGGGTTTATTGGGTGAAACCGTTCTGGATATCACACCGCGCAAGGAGATTGCAGAGTCGGCAGTCGTTGGTAGACCGCTTGATAAAGATTGCAATCGCGAGTTAATTCTTTGCGAAAATTCTCGAATCAAAGGTGTCCTTGGAATTAGCACTGATGAATTGATTCGCGCCACAATTCGATTTGCAGATACTTACAGTAGTCCACAGTTCACAGGCAACATTAATTCACTTACCAAAAATAGTAGTGAAGCAGCAGCGGAAATTGCTCAATTGAGTCGTGAAGTTTCGGGCTTAGTCCGATCGGCAAGAACTGAAGTCAGAACGTTTTCGGCAACGGCTCGATCGATTGGCAGCACCGCAGAACAGGCAACGTTGACGATCGCACAAGTGAATGAGTTGATTACTGCGAATCGATCGACGTTGGTTTCAACTTTGGATAACTTGAGTGCAACCAGTAGCGACATCCGAACGAGTGTAGCGCGTCTCAGTCCGATTCTGAATCAAGTCGAAGGCAGTAATTTAATTAGAAATCTCGAAACTCTTTCAGCAAATGCGGCTCAGACTTCAGCGAACCTAAGAGATGTTTCAGTCACGCTAAACAATCCGAATACAGTTACGATGTTGCAACAGACCTTAGATTCTGCCAGAGCAACCTTCGAGAACACTCAGAAAATTACGTCTGATTTAGATGAACTCACAGGCGATCCGCAGCTAAGAGACAACTTGAGACGATTGATCAATGGGTTGAGTGGCTTAGTGTCTTCGACTCAACAATTAGAGCAACAGGCTCAGATGGCTCAGATCTTAGCAACACCGATTCCGCAATCTAGTCAGCCTGTCGCGACACCAACACCAGAGAATAGAGCACAGCCTTAG
- a CDS encoding ABC transporter related (similar to AA sequence:cyanobase_aa:LBDG_07950), translating to MAEPLIELKGVSKNFGGNQVLDRADLAIYPGEALAVIGPSGTGKSTVLRIIAGLLAPDEGEVYIGGKRRKGLIEDAPDPLLISMVFQQAALFDSLTVEENVGFLLYQHSRLSRRQIRQLVEERLEMVGLSGIGQRYPSELSGGMRKRVSFARAIMVNPENPEDTPAVLLYDEPTAGLDPIASTVIEDLVRSLQCPQRGCQSYVMVTHQESTIRRTADRVLFLYQGRVQWEGKAHELDTTDEPLIRQFLSGSVEGPIQVVG from the coding sequence ATGGCTGAGCCGTTGATTGAACTAAAAGGAGTCAGCAAAAACTTCGGCGGGAATCAAGTTCTCGATCGAGCAGACCTGGCAATTTATCCCGGAGAAGCACTTGCTGTAATTGGACCTTCGGGAACGGGGAAATCCACTGTGCTCAGAATTATTGCAGGCTTGCTGGCTCCCGATGAAGGCGAAGTGTATATCGGTGGCAAACGACGAAAAGGCTTGATCGAAGATGCGCCTGATCCGTTGTTAATCAGTATGGTGTTTCAACAAGCGGCATTGTTCGATTCACTGACTGTAGAAGAAAATGTCGGATTTTTGCTCTATCAACATTCCCGTTTATCACGTCGTCAAATTCGTCAACTGGTTGAAGAACGGTTAGAAATGGTGGGACTCTCTGGAATTGGGCAGCGCTATCCCTCGGAACTCTCAGGCGGGATGAGAAAACGAGTGAGTTTTGCACGGGCGATTATGGTCAATCCTGAAAATCCTGAAGATACGCCTGCGGTCTTGCTTTACGATGAGCCAACTGCGGGACTTGATCCGATCGCCTCGACCGTGATTGAAGATTTAGTACGATCGCTGCAATGTCCACAGCGGGGATGTCAAAGTTATGTAATGGTGACTCACCAAGAGAGTACGATCCGACGAACTGCCGATCGAGTTTTGTTTCTCTATCAAGGACGGGTGCAATGGGAAGGCAAAGCGCATGAGTTGGATACAACCGATGAGCCGTTGATTCGGCAGTTTCTCAGTGGCAGTGTAGAAGGACCCATTCAAGTCGTGGGGTAA
- a CDS encoding hypothetical protein (hypothetical protein MC7420_1135;~similar to AA sequence:cyanobase_aa:LBDG_13820) encodes MQCPKERKITLTDGTLSEALAVKQCPDCKGTWIPAENYKAWQAERIHPKTAADLVPKTLDVEFVQSPLDTKAALCPDCGSYLARVKVGMRSPFYVERCLSCGGIWCDRGEWDALETMGLHGSIEQLFSSEWQTLSRAREHLALEKQATIDRLGVELADRVFELAEVLEKHPNGDFGVAYLMRRFENFTQELKPKEDSI; translated from the coding sequence ATGCAATGTCCAAAAGAGAGAAAAATTACGCTCACCGATGGCACATTAAGCGAGGCGTTAGCGGTGAAACAGTGTCCCGATTGCAAGGGCACTTGGATTCCAGCAGAAAACTATAAAGCTTGGCAAGCAGAACGCATTCATCCCAAAACTGCGGCAGATCTCGTTCCCAAAACGCTCGATGTCGAATTTGTTCAATCTCCACTTGATACAAAAGCGGCTCTGTGTCCCGATTGTGGCAGCTATCTTGCTCGCGTCAAAGTAGGAATGCGATCGCCCTTTTATGTTGAACGTTGTTTAAGCTGCGGTGGAATTTGGTGCGATCGAGGAGAGTGGGACGCGCTCGAAACAATGGGATTACACGGCTCGATCGAGCAATTATTCTCAAGCGAGTGGCAAACCTTGTCGAGAGCACGAGAACATTTGGCACTGGAAAAACAGGCGACGATTGATCGATTAGGAGTCGAATTAGCCGATCGTGTGTTTGAATTGGCAGAAGTGTTAGAGAAACATCCAAACGGTGATTTTGGAGTCGCTTATCTGATGCGTCGATTCGAGAATTTTACTCAGGAACTCAAACCCAAAGAAGACTCAATCTGA
- a CDS encoding hypothetical protein (similar to AA sequence:cyanobase_aa:LBDG_13830): MLTENQVQTVELFQKMIADLDFTDRIELHQKIRSLQKFFQDEIQSIQSDEYQVHSVLVEINKQMRLLSMDGMFLQTARQANTIETRVKQIRDRIKLLAQYCLVILGTEPD, encoded by the coding sequence ATGTTAACAGAGAACCAAGTACAGACCGTTGAATTGTTTCAGAAGATGATTGCAGATCTCGATTTCACCGATCGAATTGAGCTTCATCAAAAGATACGATCGTTACAGAAGTTTTTCCAAGACGAAATCCAATCGATCCAGTCTGACGAATATCAAGTGCATTCTGTCTTGGTAGAAATCAATAAACAGATGCGATTACTCTCAATGGATGGGATGTTTCTGCAAACGGCACGACAGGCAAATACGATCGAAACTCGTGTGAAGCAAATTCGCGATCGGATTAAACTTTTGGCTCAATACTGTTTGGTGATTCTGGGAACCGAGCCTGATTAA